A single genomic interval of Helianthus annuus cultivar XRQ/B chromosome 6, HanXRQr2.0-SUNRISE, whole genome shotgun sequence harbors:
- the LOC110865638 gene encoding protein artemis, whose amino-acid sequence MPPKTLNETPNFPSPIRIRIPAKMPPIEMPKGLPFSVDTWTPSSNRKKHHFLTHAHKDHSQGISTHASFPIYATPITKALTLNYYPHLNESLFVDIEIGQSIAVDDSLEGFTVTAFDANHCPGAVMFLFEGAFGNILHTGDCRLTPECLQRLPEKYVGKISREPKCRLDYVFLDCTFGTFSSKMPSKHVAIRQVIDCIWNHPDARVVYLTCDLLGQEEILVSVCQTFGSKIFIDKENNPECFQSLSLTVPDIISHDPSSRFHLFDGYPRLSERAEAKLAEARANLQPDPLIIRPSAQWFVYEDVSSEAYKRKTDRFKEARKDQFGIWHVCYSMHSSRDELEWALRLLAPRWVVSTTPECRAMELGYVKRHCSYGNLAPDDPLWKLLDIDLKAPFVNDEEASCTTSPFLMSRLEPSQERFSEKEISTVSSQAKESSVTLFGRARLGLDNSTLIYENIEKPVISYMDEEDVEVQLTKGTCADRDGPEGQQESKLNEREEIVKNSSIACSRKEVGENIRKLYRSMYVSAPKPLPSLVDLLNNRKRTKRRLLS is encoded by the exons ATGCCACCAAAAACATTGAACGAAACCCCAAATTTTCCCTCCCCAATTCGAATCCGCATACCTGCAAAGATGCCGCCGATCGAGATGCCAAAAGGGTTACCATTCTCGGTGGATACATGGACGCCATCTTCAAACAGAAAGAAACACCATTTTCTAACACACGCACACAAAGATCACTCTCAAGGAATCTCCACTCACGCTTCTTTTCCGATCTACGCTACCCCTATCACCAAAGCCCTCACTCTCAACTATTACCCACAC CTTAACGAGTCCTTGTTTGTTGATATTGAGATCGGTCAGTCGATTGCTGTTGATGATTCGTTGGAGGGCTTTACGGTTACTGCTTTTGATGCTAATCATTGCCCTG GTGCCGTCATGTTTTTGTTTGAAGGCGCGTTTGGTAATATTCTGCACACAGGAGACTGCAGGCTTACACCCGAGTGTTTGCAAAGACTGCCCGAGAAGTATGTAGGCAAAATATCCAGAGAACCTAAGTGTCGGCTTGATTATGTTTTCTTGGACTGCACGTTTGGGACATTTTCTTCAAAAATGCCTAGCAAACATGTTGCAATCCGCCAG GTCATTGATTGCATATGGAATCACCCTGATGCTCGTGTGGTGTACCTAACATGTGATCTTCTTGGTCAGGAAGAAATACTTGTTAGCGTGTGTCAAACGTTCGGTTCAAAAATCTTTATTGATAAAGAAAACAACCCGGAATGTTTCCAATCTCTATCTCTAACCGTACCCGATATCATTTCACATGACCCATCTTCAAGATTCCATCTTTTTGATGGTTACCCAAGACTCTCCGAAAGAGCAGAAGCAAAACTAGCTGAAGCCCGGGCTAATTTACAGCCTGACCCACTTATAATACGCCCTTCAGCCCAATGGTTCGTCTATGAGGACGTTTCATCTGAAGCTTATAAACGAAAAACTGATCGGTTTAAAGAAGCAAGAAAGGATCAGTTTGGTATTTGGCATGTGTGTTATTCAATGCATTCGTCTAGAGACGAACTTGAGTGGGCCCTGCGACTGCTTGCACCTAGATGGGTGGTCTCGACCACCCCCGAGTGTAGGGCCATGGAGCTCGGTTATGTGAAAAGGCACTGCTCGTATGGTAATTTAGCTCCCGATGACCCTCTGTGGAAGCTTCTAGATATTGATCTCAAGGCTCCATTTGTCAACGACGAGGAAGCTTCCTGTACCACATCTCCATTTCTCATGTCGCGGTTGGAACCATCCCAAGAACGTTTTAGCGAGAAAGAAATATCGACTGTGTCTTCACAAGCCAAAGAGTCATCCGTGACTTTGTTTGGAAGAGCAAGGCTCGGGCTCGATAATTCTACTTTGATTTATGAAAATATAGAGAAACCTGTAATCTCATATATGGATGAAGAAGATGTTGAAGTTCAGTTGACCAAAGGTACGTGTGCAGATAGGGACGGTCCTGAAGGTCAACAAGAGTCAAAGTTAAACGAGCGGGAAGAAATAGTTAAAAACAGTAGTATTGCGTGCTCACGAAAGGAAGTTGGTGAGAACATAAGGAAGTTGTATAGGAGTATGTATGTTTCTGCTCCTAAACCACTTCCTTCATTGGTAGATCTGTTGAATAATAGAAAGCGCACAAAAAGAAGGCTTTTGTCGTAG